In the Ranitomeya imitator isolate aRanImi1 chromosome 2, aRanImi1.pri, whole genome shotgun sequence genome, AACGTCACCGTCGGTTCTGGCAATGTCAGCTCGGGCAACGTCAGCTCTGGCACCATCAGCTCTGGCAACGTCAGCTCTGGCACCGTCAGCTCGGGCAACGTCAGCTCTGGCACCGTCAGCTCTGGCAACGTCAGCTCTGGCACCGTCAGCTCTGGCACCGTCAGCTCTGGCAACGTCAGCTCTGGCACCGTCAGCTCTGGCACCCTCAGCTCTGGCACCGTCAGCTCTGGCAACGTCAGCTCTGGCACCGTCAGCTCTGGCAACGTCAGCTCTGGCACCGTCAGCTCTGGCAACGTCAGCTCTGGCAACGTCAGCTCTGGCAACGTCAGCTCTGGCACCGTCAGCTCTGGCAACGTCAGCTCTGGCACCGTCAGCTCTGGCAACGTCAGCTCTGGCACCGTCAGCTCTGGCACCGTCAGCTCTGGCAACGTCAGCTCTGGCACCGTCAGCTCTGGCAACGTCAGCTCTGGCAACGTCAGCTCTGGCACCGTCAGCTCTGGCAACGTCAGCTCTGGCACCGTCAGCTCTGGCACCGTCAGCTCTGGCAACGTCAGCTCTGGCACCGTCAGCTCTGGCACCGTCAGCTCTGGCAACGTCAGCTCTGGCACCGTCAGCTCTGGCAACGTCAACTCTGGCACCGTCAGCTCTGGCACCGTCAGCTCTGGCAATGTCCGCTCTGGCAATGTCACATCTGACAACGTCACATCTGCCATCACATCTGACAACGTCACATCTGGCAACATCACATctggcaacttaacatctggcaacttaacatctggcaacttaacatctggcaacttaacatctggcaacttaacatctggcatctGAATGTCGTGAGGTGGGAACTGGAGGGGAGGGCATTTAGAGGTATTGTACTGAGTGAGAAGGAGCACCTTGTTTCATTATACTGTGAAGGCATCATAGTGCCAAGGGGATGCCTTAGGGCAACATACTGTATGAGGGGGGGGCGCAACATTTTAGAATATCATGTGAAGGTACATCATAATGTATGGGTGT is a window encoding:
- the LOC138666819 gene encoding periaxin-like, whose product is MPDVKLPDVKLPDVKLPDVKLPDVKLPDVMLPDVTLSDVMADVTLSDVTLPERTLPELTVPELTVPELTLPELTVPELTLPELTVPELTVPELTLPELTVPELTVPELTLPELTVPELTLPELTLPELTVPELTLPELTVPELTVPELTLPELTVPELTLPELTVPELTLPELTLPELTLPELTVPELTLPELTVPELTLPELTVPELRVPELTVPELTLPELTVPELTVPELTLPELTVPELTLPELTVPELTLPELMVPELTLPELTLPEPTVTLPADGDVAC